GGCAGTCATGCTACCACTGCCTACGCCACAGGCCATAGCAAGAGCGCGGGGATCAAACCAATGCGTTGTCGCTAAAAAGCCAGAGAGAAGTGCAAAATAGATGGTGCCAAACATAGTGCCCATTACGTACACGCCCATCACGCCAACACCTTCACTACTTTTCAAGCCGAAGCGATCTGAAATAACCGCAATGTTAGGTTCGCGAGCAATGGAGTATGTTGCGCCAATAGATTCACGGCCCATTTTAAATAGCAACACGGCTACAGGCATAGCGATTAACATGGTTGCGAGATTCCCCGCTTCTTGCAGAATCATGGCAACGCCTGAATCAAGAATTTTTGGTAATGCTGGCCCGATTAATGTGCCGAATTTAGCAATAAACGGCAGAATACCAATTCCGATAATCGATGTTGCAATGGATGCTTGTTTTTTAGTGATTAACTTACCCGAGAAACGAGTGATATTAGGGTTAAATACCAAGCAGAGTAAAAAAGAGTAGAAAAGAGGTAAAAATAGTAACTTTGCTGAGCCTAAAGGAATACTTTTAATGCCAATAAGTTCAGATAAAACCGTAGCAGCTAACACGATGACGTGTAAGCGCCAATCTAAAAGTGCTCTGATTGAATAATGGTTATTCATCATTACTCTCCTTGAGTAAACAATAATTCTGTGACAGTCCTTTGTGAGATTTTATTACAGCATAGTTAGTGTTCTATTAGAATTGCTTTATCGTTACCAAAAAGGCAACACTGAAATTCCTTTTATTTCAATTAATTAAAATGCTATTTCTGTTTGGTTATCTAATTAAGTGATTGTTTATATTAAATTTGTAACATTTTACGGGAATAAATAAGGTGATAAAAATCGGTGGTAATGCCAAGTGATCTGCGTCGAATATTGAATGATTATTGCGACAGATATTCAACACCAGTTAGAAATGCGCATTTGGTGGCATACTGATATGAGTAGTTATAAGCGTTTTATATGAGAAATGTTGTTAATTGGGTGTTTTTGTAAAAAAATACCGCCAAAGCAGGCGGTATAAAAAAACATGACTAAAAAATAGGTGTTTATTTGAGCAGGCGTTCAATCAGGTTTTTCCATAGTAGAATCCCTGTTTCAAGTAGCTCATCATTAAAGTCATAATAGGCATTGTGTAGAGGAACAGCAGAATCAGAACCATCTGCTCCAAGCCAGCAATAGGCCCCCGGACAATGCTCCAACATGTAAGAAAAATCTTCCGAAGCCATGCTTGGTGCAATATTCCAGGCGACACGCTCAGCGCCGAATGCATCGATGGCCGCAGCACGTATCTGCTCTGCTTGTTTTGGGTGATTCGTGGTAACCGAGTAGCCATCAAAAAACTCAATAGTTGAGCTAACACGGTGAGCAGTCGGTACTTGTTCTGCTATCTCGCCAATCAAGGTTTTCACTTTTTGACGTACCGTGTTGTCGAGGCAACGGTAGGTGCCTTCTAATACCACTTTTTCAGGGATAATGTTGATGGCTTCTCCTCCCTGTATTTTAGTGACACTGACCACGGCAGATTCCAAAGGTGACAGGCGTCTTGCCACAATGGTTTGCAATGCTGTTACGAGCTCAGCGGATGCAACGATCGGATCATAACCATCATTGGGAATCGCAGCATGACAGCTTTTCCCAGTTAAAGTGATCTTAAAAGTATCCAGCGAGGCCATCATAGCGCGCTCATTAATTGCTACCTCACCGACAGGACGTCCCGGCCAGTTATGTAAGCCATAGATGGCATCCATTGGAAATAAGGTAAACAATCCTTCATCCACCATCTTAAGGGCACCACCTAAATTTTCTTCTGCAGGTTGAAAAACAAAGTGGACTGTCCCTGAAAATGATTTCGTTTGGGATAACACTTTTGCCGCGCCTAATAATATTGCCGTGTGGCCATCATGTCCGCACGCATGCATCGCCCCAGAGTGGCAGGATTTGTGGGCAATATCGCCTAACTCTGTGAAGGGAAGGGCGTCCATATCTGCACGCAATCCAATCGTTGGGCCTTCACCATTACGTAAAGTGCCAACAACACCGGTACCACCCAAACCACGATGAACATCGAGTCCAAACTCTGATAATAACTGAGCGACGCGGTCTGAGGTACGATGCTCCTCGAACCCTAGTTCTGGATGACGGTGAAAATCTCTGCGCCATGATTTGACTTCGTCGAGTAATGAGTGGGGAATGGTCATAACTTATCCTTCTACTGTTCCGTAGTTAAAACTAAAGGCTGGCTGAGGTGCGGTTTCGACCCACACACTTTTTACTTCACTGTATTCGCGAAGTACTTCTAATCCTGATGAACGGCCATGGCCGCTATTACGATAACCACCAAATGGAGAGCTCACGTGGATGGTTTTGTAGCTGTTAATCCAAAATGTCCCCGCTTTGACCTGATCCGCGACGCGATGGGCGCGGGCGACGTCGTTAGTCCAGACTGCTCCGGCTAAACCAAATTCACTGTCATTGGCAATAGCGATAGCGTCCGCTTCGTCTTTAAAGGGAATAGCGACCACAACTGGACCGAAAATTTCTTGTTGAGCAACCGTCATTTGGTTATCGCCTATCAACACGGTTGGGTTAATAAATAATCCTTTACGCTCAGCAATTGGCTGAACGTTTTGTGCAATTGTTGCGCCTTCTTTTGTCCCAATGTCGAGCAGACGACAAATATGATCGTATTGCTTACGGTTTTGGATTGGCCCGATATCACATCCTGATTCTAACGGTGCTCCGACACGAATTTGCTGAGCAGCACTGGCAACAGCTGCAACAAATTTATCGAAAATGGTGTCTTGTACTAATAGGCGTGAGCCAGACACACAGCTTTGTCCCGAACCACCGAATATGGCGGCCATTGCGCCTTTCATCGCTGAATCCAGATTAGCGTCGTCGAAGACAATATTGGCGGATTTTCCTCCAAGTTCTAATACACAAGGAATGCAACGTTTAGCGGCCGCCATAGAAATGTGCGCACCGGTATTGGGTGAGCCTACAAAGCAGATTTTACGAATGTCATTGTTGGCAATTAATGTTTGTCCTACGGTATGTCCGTACCCTGAAACCACACTGACAAGCCCTTTAGGAGCACCTGCTTTTTCAATTAATGCGCCTAGCATTAACGATGTAATCGGTGTTAGCTCAGAGGGCTTGAGAATCACAGCATTTCCTGCAGCTAGAGCAGGCGCTACCTGCCAACCCGCTGTAAAGATTGGTGCATTCCATGGGGTAAATTGCAAGATCGTTCCCATGGCCTCATATTTCACATAGTTCAAATGTGACGTTGGAACAGGGATGACCTCCCCATGAAGCTTGTCAGCCCAGCCGGCATAATATTCAAACATCTCAGCAACAATAATGACTTCAGCTTTGGCATTATTGAGCGGTTTATTGGCATTAATGCATTCAACGAAACCGAGAGTATCGGCATGATGACGAATCTCTGCACCAACTTGGTAAAGAATACGGCCACGCTCTTTCGCGGTGAGGGCCCACCATTGCTGTTGGGCAACCTTCGCTGCTTCATCGATAGTTGCTGCGATAGAGGCATCTGCGTCTTGATATGCCGTTAATAACGATTCATCTTCAGCATGATACAAATTGATTGTTTCACCAGATCCGTGAATGATGCTGCCATTGACCCAGCTTCCGATGGTGCCTGTCCCTAAAATGGTTTGCATTGCTTGGGTTAACTGTTCCATGTTGTATTCCCCTTAGTAAAGATCGTTATCAATAAATTTGGCTATTTCATTAAAATCCTGGCTGTCAGTCAGCTCTGAATCACTGGCTTGCCACATTTCAATGGCTTTACCTGTCAGGTTGAGAGAGAGGTTATATTGCTCGGCCAGTTTTTGTGCGAGACCAACGTCTTTACGCATCAGGCCCATGGTAAAACCCGAATCATAGCTTTGATTAAGGATCCATTTAGGAAAATTGACTTGGCTGACTCCGCTTCGACCTGACCCCGCATTGATACCGGCTAACACTTTTTCTGGGCTAACGCCTGCTTTGGCCGCAAGATTAACGACTTCTGATGTGGTGATAAGGTGTGCGGCGCACAGTAGATTGTTAGCAATTTTTGCAATATTACCCGCCCCAACATCGCCAATGTGCACTTGAGTGGTACTCATTGCTTGTAATACGGGAAGTACTTTGGTGTAAGTTGTTTCTGAACCACCGATCACCATACTCATGGTCCCGGATGCTGCCCCTGCTGGTCCTCCAGAAACTGGAGCATCAATAAATTCAACGCCTTTAATGGCTAACTGAGCGGCGACATCGCGGCTAGTTTGTGCTTCAGAGGTTGTCGTATCGATGACGATCAGTCCTGAATGAGCATGAGCTAGCAAGCCTTGTTCGTCTAAACAGACTTTTTGCACATGTTCTGCTTTGGGTAACGATAGAATGACAACATCACACTGTGGAATGAGATCGCTCAGTTGAGAAATGGGCGTCACACCATGCTCAGATATGGCTTGGAGCGCTTGAGCTGACAAATCATAACCGAAAACCGTGAATTCTTTTTTGGCAAGGGTAGCGGCCATGCCAGAGCCCATATTACCTAATCCTATAACACCTATTTTCATATCGAATCCTTTTGAATGAGAGTGAGTGTGGCCGGTATTTAATCCGTCGCGAGTCTTGGAAGTATTATGTAATGTTCTGTTTTAACGTATAAATTAAGCAAAATTCCATTTGCTGGCAGCATCTATGCATCGAATGCGATCACAGAGGGTAATGCTAAGTAACTATCTGGAGATAGAGCATTACCAGTCTGGCGAGTATAGACAGCCCCTCTGTTGTGGACAATAATCGAAATTTGTAACTTTGTTGCGTTCAAGGCAACACAGCTGCCAAGGATGGATTGATGAGTTATTTACAAGAAAATCGAATTAAGTTCTTTTATGAAGCGACTAAGCACGGCTCGGTTCGGGCGGCGGCGGATTATTTGAATGTTGCCCCCTCTGCGGTAAGTCGGCAGATTAGTCATTTGGAGCAAGAGCTAGATACCGTGCTGATTGAACGTCATCGACGTGGAATTAAACCCACGGAGGCAGGGGAGGAGGTACTACTTTACTACAAAGGTTATTTGCAGCAACAAGAGTTATTGTTAGATAACTTGAAATCTCTGCGAGGATTGCAGTCTGGTAAAGTGGAGTTAGCCATTGGTGAAGGCTACATTGATTTGGTGACGGAAGTGATGAACCGGTTTTCTCAACAGTATCCGGGGATGAATATCCAGTTATCTGTGCATAATGGTAACGAAGTGATTAGAAAAGTCACCGAAGACGACGCTCATTTGGGGCTGGTTTTTAATCCGCCATCACATCCTAAACTGCGTAGCCATTTGCATTGTTCCCATCCATTATGTGCTGTGGTTGATAAATCGCACCCAATTAACGATGAATCGTTACCACTGAAAATGAGTGTGCTTAAACGCTATCCCATCGCTCTGCCTGATACTGCTCACGGGATTCGGCAAATCATTGCTGATGTTGAGAATGACACTAATATCACTCTGACCCCGAATGTGATCAGTAACAGTCTAACGGCTTTACATCGTTATGCTGCTCATGGTGGCGTCACCTTGATTCCTGCGTTTATCGTACAATGTCAACCTGAATGGCGTGATCAGTTTAATATCTTGCCGGTAAAAAACGCGAGATTAAATAGCACTCAAACACATATTGTTTCGAGGGTTGGTCGACATTTAGGCAAAGGTCCTACCGCATTTTTAAAAATGCTATCCACTCAACTGACCCAACAAAATCAAAATGTGTTGGATTCGGACTGACCTAATTATCCCTGGTTGGCATTACGGCAAAAATACGAGCTTAATTATGTTAGGATGAGCGTTTTGGCTAGAGATAAGAATATTATGGAAAAAGTTGCCATTTTGGTTGATGTACAAAATGTGTATTACACGACTCGCCAAGCCTATCAGTGCAATTTTGATTACAACGAATTTTGGCGTCAGGTAACCAATAACCGCGAAGTGGTCTCAGCCATTGCTTACGCTATTGATCGTGGTGACGAAAAGCAACGTCAATTTCAAAATATTTTACGTGCGATAGGTTTTGAAGTGAAAACTAAGCCGTTCATCCAGCGAGCCGATGGAACAGCAAAAGGCGATTGGGATGTGGGCATTACGCTTGATGCCATTGACTGCGCTAAACACGCGGATACATTGGTGTTGGTTTCGGGCGATGGTGATTTTAGTATTCTACTCGATAAGATATTTCAAGATCATGGCTGCGCGACAGAGGTGTATGGTGTTCCTCCCCTCACTGCCTATTCGCTACAAACTGCAGCCACACGCTTTTTACCCATTGAAGGCGATTTGCTACTCAAATAAGCGCGTAGATTGAAGATTACTATGTCAGTTGAAAGAGCGGTTTTCCGCTCTTTTGTTTATGAGTAACTAAATGTTCATTAGCGACCAAAACTTAGGTGTTTGGGGCTAGGCCCATACTCGTTTTCGTAGGGGTGACCATCGGCAATCGAAAAATACAGAGCTGATAAAAATCCAATGATTGGAATGAACAGTAGCAGTGCCCACCACCCAGAACGGCCTGTGTCATGGATGCGTCTGACAAAAAGTGCGAGCGATGGTAGGAAAATAAAGGCGCCATATATTGCACTAATGGTGCCTGAGCCTTCTATAGCGTTGATGGTGCCGAATAAACCGTCGAGTGCGGCAAAAATAAAACCAATGATGATATTGATAAGGTAAAAGTGCCAAAACGCTTTACGTCGCTCCCGGCCTCGAAAATTCACATACTGTCGGATCGCCGAAAGGTAGTAGTACATAATTCACCTGCAAAAATCTCTTAATTGAGAGCTAGTATATACATACTCATGTCAGCTGAGTTTTTGCTAATAGTAAATTGTGAGTTCACTCAATATAACGTACTTTTTTTTCTGGATATATTGTAACCAATTGCTAATCAAGCCGACATTTTTACTGGCTGAGGAATACCAAAGCCATAATGACTCAGAATATTTTTACCCGTTTTAGACGTTAAAGAATCTGCCAAAGCTGAGAGTTCTGGAGTGACTTGTTTTCCTAAGGCAAATTTATAGTGAGCGGTAATTTGATAAAGATCTGGTATTAGCATCGTATGTAATCCAGGGATGCTTTTCATAAGAGGAATGTTGCTCGCGTATCCCACATGAATATCACTTCTTCTATCTAATATCAGTCGAGCGGCAGTGGGGACACTTGCCGGTTGGGTCGTGCTAAATGCAGGAATATGGCCACCAAGTAAATGTTGCGCTTTATTGCGCATCATCTCTCCCAGCCCATGGTGCAATTGTTCTACACGATCGAAAAACATTTGCGCGTAGTCACCACCAGGGTCGCTACCGGGTTTTGATGTCGATAATACGATATTTGGATCGATCAAACGTGAGAGTAAATTGTCTTGGGTAACGTGAAGTTCTGGTCTGGTAATAATACATAACTGATTAGTGGCGAATACTTTCC
This DNA window, taken from Vibrio nitrifigilis, encodes the following:
- a CDS encoding aldehyde dehydrogenase family protein translates to MEQLTQAMQTILGTGTIGSWVNGSIIHGSGETINLYHAEDESLLTAYQDADASIAATIDEAAKVAQQQWWALTAKERGRILYQVGAEIRHHADTLGFVECINANKPLNNAKAEVIIVAEMFEYYAGWADKLHGEVIPVPTSHLNYVKYEAMGTILQFTPWNAPIFTAGWQVAPALAAGNAVILKPSELTPITSLMLGALIEKAGAPKGLVSVVSGYGHTVGQTLIANNDIRKICFVGSPNTGAHISMAAAKRCIPCVLELGGKSANIVFDDANLDSAMKGAMAAIFGGSGQSCVSGSRLLVQDTIFDKFVAAVASAAQQIRVGAPLESGCDIGPIQNRKQYDHICRLLDIGTKEGATIAQNVQPIAERKGLFINPTVLIGDNQMTVAQQEIFGPVVVAIPFKDEADAIAIANDSEFGLAGAVWTNDVARAHRVADQVKAGTFWINSYKTIHVSSPFGGYRNSGHGRSSGLEVLREYSEVKSVWVETAPQPAFSFNYGTVEG
- a CDS encoding substrate-binding domain-containing protein; translation: MNNQPLTVFAAGSLKAVLSEIIIQFEAQFDSSVRCHFGPAGLLARKIQRGSKVDLFASANESHPDLLVRQQLLAPGKVFATNQLCIITRPELHVTQDNLLSRLIDPNIVLSTSKPGSDPGGDYAQMFFDRVEQLHHGLGEMMRNKAQHLLGGHIPAFSTTQPASVPTAARLILDRRSDIHVGYASNIPLMKSIPGLHTMLIPDLYQITAHYKFALGKQVTPELSALADSLTSKTGKNILSHYGFGIPQPVKMSA
- a CDS encoding DUF3100 domain-containing protein, whose translation is MMNNHYSIRALLDWRLHVIVLAATVLSELIGIKSIPLGSAKLLFLPLFYSFLLCLVFNPNITRFSGKLITKKQASIATSIIGIGILPFIAKFGTLIGPALPKILDSGVAMILQEAGNLATMLIAMPVAVLLFKMGRESIGATYSIAREPNIAVISDRFGLKSSEGVGVMGVYVMGTMFGTIYFALLSGFLATTHWFDPRALAMACGVGSGSMTAACSGTLAAAYPTMKNDILAFAGASNLLTNATGLYVAIFIALPFSEWYYKKLSAFKASKTAVNNAVESGE
- a CDS encoding NAD-binding protein produces the protein MSTTQVHIGDVGAGNIAKIANNLLCAAHLITTSEVVNLAAKAGVSPEKVLAGINAGSGRSGVSQVNFPKWILNQSYDSGFTMGLMRKDVGLAQKLAEQYNLSLNLTGKAIEMWQASDSELTDSQDFNEIAKFIDNDLY
- a CDS encoding LabA-like NYN domain-containing protein; its protein translation is MEKVAILVDVQNVYYTTRQAYQCNFDYNEFWRQVTNNREVVSAIAYAIDRGDEKQRQFQNILRAIGFEVKTKPFIQRADGTAKGDWDVGITLDAIDCAKHADTLVLVSGDGDFSILLDKIFQDHGCATEVYGVPPLTAYSLQTAATRFLPIEGDLLLK
- a CDS encoding DUF805 domain-containing protein, which translates into the protein MYYYLSAIRQYVNFRGRERRKAFWHFYLINIIIGFIFAALDGLFGTINAIEGSGTISAIYGAFIFLPSLALFVRRIHDTGRSGWWALLLFIPIIGFLSALYFSIADGHPYENEYGPSPKHLSFGR
- a CDS encoding M20 aminoacylase family protein produces the protein MTIPHSLLDEVKSWRRDFHRHPELGFEEHRTSDRVAQLLSEFGLDVHRGLGGTGVVGTLRNGEGPTIGLRADMDALPFTELGDIAHKSCHSGAMHACGHDGHTAILLGAAKVLSQTKSFSGTVHFVFQPAEENLGGALKMVDEGLFTLFPMDAIYGLHNWPGRPVGEVAINERAMMASLDTFKITLTGKSCHAAIPNDGYDPIVASAELVTALQTIVARRLSPLESAVVSVTKIQGGEAINIIPEKVVLEGTYRCLDNTVRQKVKTLIGEIAEQVPTAHRVSSTIEFFDGYSVTTNHPKQAEQIRAAAIDAFGAERVAWNIAPSMASEDFSYMLEHCPGAYCWLGADGSDSAVPLHNAYYDFNDELLETGILLWKNLIERLLK
- a CDS encoding LysR family transcriptional regulator codes for the protein MSYLQENRIKFFYEATKHGSVRAAADYLNVAPSAVSRQISHLEQELDTVLIERHRRGIKPTEAGEEVLLYYKGYLQQQELLLDNLKSLRGLQSGKVELAIGEGYIDLVTEVMNRFSQQYPGMNIQLSVHNGNEVIRKVTEDDAHLGLVFNPPSHPKLRSHLHCSHPLCAVVDKSHPINDESLPLKMSVLKRYPIALPDTAHGIRQIIADVENDTNITLTPNVISNSLTALHRYAAHGGVTLIPAFIVQCQPEWRDQFNILPVKNARLNSTQTHIVSRVGRHLGKGPTAFLKMLSTQLTQQNQNVLDSD